The genomic stretch CTACCTGACATTTCGTATTTGCGAAACACTGACATTATTGTATTGCGGCGACAGGAAAATAAACCTCATGTTGCTTCTTTCGAATGAACTGTGGATGTTCCAAGTCCTCGGCACGCAGGGGTATCCTCTGTAGGTTTGTCCTGGACACAAAATTGACGCTTGGTGAGGCAAATAGCAACTGAAATGAGCGACATTGAAACATACAAGCATCATCCTACTGTCACCTTTTCGTACCACATCGCCAGACATGGAAGCGGCATGGAGAAACCAGAAAATCCTTGTCATTTCCCAGGGACGAGGCTATAATATAAGTAGACAGTCTCAGTGCTGTGCCATCCCGGGCCAGCTGCACTTAGAAGGTTGAGCCGCGAGGATGGTGTTGCTTCTGCCTGCCGCCAACAAATACATTTGATCAGAATCGTACGAGAGCGAATCGGTACGGAACGGGCGCCCTGATAAGAGGAGGTTTGCGATATGGCATGGAAAGATGAACTGAAACACAACATACAAACGATCGAGCAGCTCAAGGAGTATATACGATTCACTCCTAAGGAAGAAAGGCAATTAAGGAAGGTTGTCGGACGTCATCCAATGAGTATTAGCCGATATTATCTCTCATTGATTGATGTCGATGACCCTGACGACCCTATCAGAAGGATGATAGTTCCCTCAGTGGAGGAACTCGATCTGTCTGGCTCCTACGACCCAAGCGGTGAACTGGAAAACACCAAGGTGCCCGGCGTACAGCACAAGTATCTCTCAACAGCCCTCATATTGACGACAAACAGGTGCGCATCTTATTGTAGATATTGTTTCAGAAAGAGACTCGTCGGGTTGCCGACCAAAGAAGTAGTACAGAAATTCGAAATCGCGGCAAAATACATCAGAGAGCACAAGGAAATCAACAACGTGCTTATCAGTGGAGGGGACCCCTTCATTTTGCCAACAAGTGTTATCAAGAAATTCATAGATGAACTCTCAACAATACAGCATCTTGATTTTGTCAGATTTGGAACCAAATCGGTAGTCACTTTTCCCCTCAGAATACTAGAGGACGAAGAACTCCTGAATCTGCTTCGAGTATACTCTCGCAACAACAAGAAAATCTATGTGGTCACACAATTCAACCATGAAAGGGAACTGACCGAGAAGTCAATAAGAGCTATCAGAAGATTTCAGCGTGCGGGAATAACCGTGAGCAATCAGACTGTTCTTTTGAACGGAGTGAATGATAATCCTGAGACTCTGACTACATTAATGAGGATGTTAGTCATGGTTGGAGTGAATCCATACTACATCTTCCAGTGCAGACCGGTTAAGAGGGTAAAAAAGATGTTCCAGGTCCCGCTGTATAAGGGGTTTCGTGTGGTGGAACAAGCAAGCAACATGCTGGACGGTCACAGCAAGAGGTTTAGATACGTAATGTCACACAGGACCGGTAAGATTGAGATAGTAGGAATCATGGGGGATGAGATGTATTTCAGGTATCATCAGGCCAGAGACCCGAAGAACATGGGAAGGTTTTTCAAGAGAAGACTGAGCACAACAGCCGGATGGCTAGATGATCTGGAGCACATCCATCCAGAAATGTCCCAGGCAGGTCTACACTCTGCAAAATGAATCGTCTTGCAATGCAGAACCTACCATCGTAGAACGTAGAAGTTAGAACCTAGAAGGGTGACCTGAACAGCGCTGTCGGTGGAGAGTGCTTTACTCGCTCAAGGGGGAAAAGGGTTGGGGGGATAGCTACTCTTAAGATCCTAGAATCCAATAACTGAGACAGTGTTGCCAATAGAGTTTGTCACATAGACGGCGTTGCCGTTTGGGAGGACAGCAACACCTTGGGGGTCATCTCCCACAGAAATAGTAGCCACCTCTGTATTGTCTGAGGCTCTAATTACTGAAACATTGTCGTCAAGCTGATTTGCCACATAGATGTAATTGCCATCTGGCAGGACAGCAATACCCAGGGGCCACTCTCCCACCTGAATTGTATCCACTACTGTATTGTCTGACGCGCGGATGACTGAAACATTATCGTCAAACTGGTTTGTCACGTAAACGTAGTTTCCGTTTGGCAGAGCAGCAACGCCGTAGGGACCATTTCCCACCGCAATCGTGTCGACAACTGTATTGTCTGACGTGCGGATGACATAGACGCTCAAGTCAGTGCTACTCACCACATACACGTAGTTGCTGTTGGGTAGAGCTGCAATACCCAGGGCCTCATTCGCCACCGGGACGTCGGCTATCACTGTATTATCTGAGGTACGAATGACTGAGACATTGCCGCTGAGCCTGTGTGTCACGTAGACATAATCTCCGTTGGGAAGAGCAGTAATGTGAAAGGGATTGCTTCCAACAGAGACTGTGTCGACCACCGTGTTGTCAGAAGTACGCATGACATAGATATCATCGCTCCCCTGGTTTGCCACGTAGACATAGTCTCCGTTGGGGAGGGCAGCAATACCCCGGGGACCAAATCCCACCGACACTGTGGCCACCACTGTATCGACTAATGTACGGATGACTGTGACATTCCAGCTATTCATGTTTGTAACGTAGACAAAATCTCCACTTGGGAGAACAACAACGCTGTAGGGATAGTTGCCCACTGTGACCGTAGCCACCACGCGATTGGGAAAGTCTACTCCGCCTCCCCCACCTCCGTTTGGAGACGTAGGCGACTTCTTGCAGGCCGGTGCCAGAACGAAAGCCGACACAACAGTCAAGACCATAGCCACGGACATCTTCTGCCTATGAGTAAGCATCGCACCATCCCCCTTTCAAAAAAGGAGCATCCTCTGTTCCGCGATTGTCCCGTTTCGCCTGACTTCGAACATCCATTGTAGACTACCAGGACCCCTACCGTCAAGCCGGAATACTGAGACCCGAAAAACACGAAATTGGGAAATCCCTCCCACCCTCCCAAGCACTACACCCGAAATTGCAGAATTGAAAACCTAGGACGCGCTTGCAGGCTGATGGCTATCCTACAACTTATGGCTGGTTCTTGTGTAATCTGTGGTTTTCAGAAGGGGTGTGTCAATTTGATTTTGGCCTTCGACGGAGTTTATGCTTGGTGAAGCCGAGTGCACAGGATTTTCAACAATCTGTACTTTGATTTGAGAGGATGGCCCGCTCTCGTACTTCGCACTTCGTACCTAGCTGGCCGGAGGTGGGGCTTTGTACTTCGCAATTCGTCCCTTGTACTTGATAGAGGGTGGGGGGGGTTCGTAATTAGTAATTTTGGGGAGGGCTATTGGGGCTGGGATGGCACACTATCGTAGTTCAGCTACCGCCATCCTCCAGTTTCCCGTCCCTTATCTTCAATATTCTATCAGTATAATCGCTCACCTCTGGATCGTGGGTCACGACTATCAATGTCCTTCCCTCTTTGTGTAAACTTGCGAAGAGGGCCATTATTTCGTTACCCGTTTTGGTGTCCAGATTCCCTGTTGGCTCATCGGCAAAGATTACTCTTGGATTTCCCACCAGTGCCCTCGCTATAGCCACTCTCTGTCGCTCTCCTCCAGACAACTCAGTGGGTCTATGCCTGGCCCTTTCCAGCAAGCCGACCCTTTCCAGAATCTCCAGCGCTCTCTTGTGTCTCTCTCTCGGTTTGATGGGCGAATAGATCAACGGAAGCTCAACATTCTCAGATGTTCTGAGTCTAGGAAGAAGGTTAAAGGTCTGAAATACAAATCCTACTTCCCTGTTTCTGATTTCAGCCAGATCCTCCTCAGAGAGGTTCTGCGTTTCTTTCCCGTCAAGAAGGTAAGTGCCTGAGGTCGGTGTGTCGAGACATCCCAGGATGTGCATGAGCGTTGATTTCCCGGAGCCCGAAGGGCCCATGATGGCAACATACTCCTGTTCTTCAATCGCGAGGTCCACTCCTCCAAGTGCGTGAACCTCGGTCTTGCCCATCTTATAGACTTTCGTTATCCCCTTCGTCTCTATCAGCATCGTCCTTGTCCTTCTCTTTGTCCTTATCCTTGTCCTTCTTCAACTCGACCTTCACTCTGTCACCATCCTTCAATTCTCTCAGAGTCTTATAAGGCCCCACCAGAACAGTGTCTCCCAGACTCAGCCCTTCCTCGATCTCAGCTTCCTTGTCACCGGTCACGCCTATCGTAACAGGCTTCAGCTTAGCGACGCCACTTTCTACCGTGAAGAGAATATCCTTTTCCTCATCTTCCACCTCCCTCCGCCCCAGAGACGAGTACGGCACAAGCAGTACAGAGTCTTTCTTCGCGACGATGATGTTGCAGGTTGCGGACATACCAGGGTAGAGCTTGGTAACACCAGGCTCGAGCGCCACCTCAACCGGGAAGCTGACTGCCTGATCAGACGCTGAGGCATCCATGACAGGCATCCCACCTATCCTCGCCACATGTCCGGAGAAAGTGGTGTCTGGAAAGGCATCGACTTCTACCTCTGCTTCCTGCCCGACCTCTACCCTGACAATCTCAGTCTCATCTACCATCGCTCTCACAAACATCTTTGATCTCTCGGCTATTATCATTATCACTGACCCGGGTGTGCCTATTGTACCCATCACCACCATCTCCCCTTCTTCCTTGTTCAGGCTAACAATCTCTCCTGCAATCGGCGATCTTAGGGTCGTCTTGTTCAGGTTCTCTCTGGCTTCCCGCACAGCAAACTCTTCGGTCTCGACCTGCGCCTTATAGATGTCATATTGGGTCCTTATGCCTTCGTATTCCTCCTCAGATACAAGTTTCTCCTCAAGCAGTTGCGAGTACCGTCCCACATCTAGCTCTGCTTTTGCCAGCCTTGATTGTGATGCTCTCAGTTGGGCCCTTGCCTGCGCCAGTCTGGCGTCGTATGTCCTGGGATCGATGGTGCACAGAAGAGTCCCTTTCTCAACCCTGTCGCCTTCCTTCACGAGGATCTTGGTGAGCCTGCCCAGCACATCACTTCCTATCCCGACCTGGTTCTCCGCTTTGAGCGTCCCTTCGACCCTCACTCGCGACACAATGCTGGCGGCCTTCACCACCTCCGCCTCAACGCTCTTTTTTTCCTCTCCCCTTTTCAGGTTCAGGATGACCACGATAGCGATGAACAGTACAATTCCGGCACCTATGATTACTTTTTTCTTCATCGTTAGAATCCCCCACCGACTGCAAACCTGAGCGCGCTTCTGGATAGATACACGTCGTACACGGCAGACAGGTAGTCAGCCTCTGCATTGAGCAGTCTTGTCTCCGCATCGAAAAGTTCAAGAGGTTTTAGCAATCCAAGCCTATACTGAGCTCTGGCAAGTTCCCCGCCCTCTTTCGCTGCATCCAGTGTGAGACGAGCCAACTCCAGATTATCCCTTGCAGTGGTATGAGTCAAATACACCTCTTCTACTTGCTTCGCGACTATCAGCTTTTCTTTCTCATGTTCTGCTCTTGCCATGTCCAGCGCTGTCTTTGTCTTCTGAACACTCAGTGGGTAAGATATGGGATTGAAGGAGATTCCAGCAGAGACACCAGAACCTTTGAGCGCCTTGTCTCCGAACTTGTCGGGACTAGGAAACTCCTCCCCCGTATACTCCCACGACCACTCGTAGGACACGGTTGGGACGAAAGCGAACAACTGTCCCAGGAAATCCGAGCCTGCAGAAGCGACCCTCTTCTGCAATGCCATCAGCGAAGGCCTCTGCTCAAATGCCTCTGATAGAAGAGTCTGGAGAGGAGGTAGATCGGACAAGGTCGCCTGTTCCACTGGCGGTTCAAGTACGAGTTCGGGGTAGGAGTGTATCCCCAGAACATTCAGAAAAAGCCTCTCTGTGATTCTGGCGTTCTTCTTCGCATTCGCAAGCGCGAGCTTTGACTGATTAAGTGTCACCTGAGCATTCAGCACGTCCAGTTTCGAAGCCTGGCCCAGACGCCCCTTTACCCCAATCAGCCTGAAATTCTCCTCCGCTCTCTTGAGTGCGCTCATCTGCATCTCCAGTGTATTAGATTCTTTCAAGACATTTAGATACAGGTTTTCGACCTCATACGACAGATAGTTCTTTGCCTCTTGGAGGAGAGCGTGGCCCCTATCAAGGTCCATCTTCCCGCCCCAGAGCGACGCAAGCTTCTGGAAGCTGAAAATTGTCTGGGTGACAGATAGATCTACCAGGTAACCTTTCCAGGGAATCAGACCTCCATACTGCGTCTCATATTCAGAGTATGTGGCTCGAAGGGTAGGCTCCGGCAAGTAGGACGTGACCCTGCCAGCGAAATCGAGCTTGCTGCTGGTATTACTGAGGGCCTGCACTCTGTAATCCAGATTGCCCTGCAGAGCCAGATCAACAGCTCCCTTAATGTCGAGCTTAAGGGTATCACCCACTGCGAATGCGAGCGTCAGAACAAGTATTGGTATCATCTTCCCCCCGAAAATCTCGCTCCGAGCCCACCCAAGAACGATCCTACGAGTATCAAAGCAATCCACAGGGAGAAGATAAGAATATAGCTTTTATTCTTCTCTATCCTCCCCACGATGCTAAGTCCAAGTCCAAACACAACAAGTGACCAGATGGTGAAGAAATCCACTTTGCTGAGAAGTCTGTAGAGAAAGGTGTCTTTCTCCACAAATGGGAGGAAGAGGCTCAGGTTGGTGTAGACCTCCACGGTCTTCATTGCCAACATGATTCCTCCTTTAACGATACCGCCAAGTACACTTATGAGAGCTGAGTACGAGGTGACAGCCAGAACCTTCGGAAATTTGACTTCACCGTGCAGCAGAAGGACAAACAAACTCAAGATTCCGGCTTGCGCAAGCATCTGTATCGGAGTCGAAATAAGGACTGACACCAGGCTCATTGTATAGAACCTTGGGCCACTTACCCACTTCATTGCCCTCTCCAACGCTTCATCAGAGTATTTGGATTGGACTCCCTTGGCTGCCGCGGGCTGTATCACTGTGGGAAGCAGCACAGCGGTAATTATGAAGGTAACGAGAATAACAGTGAGAAACGGCAGAACCCAGTTCGGCTTCTCATCTACTCTCTGGAATACTTCTTTTGGTGAGTGAAATATCTTTACAAGTGAGCTCATAACACCTCTTATTCGTATCTCAAGGCTTCAATCGGGTCCAGTCTTGAGGCCCTGGACGCCGGATAAATTCCAAAGAAAAGCCCTGTCAAGAGAGAGAACCCTACTGCAAGGCCAACGCTCCAGAGCGGCATCGACGATGGGAGCGGGGTGACCAAAGAGATGACCTTGGCCAGTCCGAACCCCAGAAAGACACCTATGAATCCCCCCACCGAAGTCAAAACCAGGGCTTCAATCAGAAATTGTTTTAGAATGTCCTTTCTCCTCGCCCCCACTGCTATCCTTATGCCAATCTCCCTCACTCTCTCCAGAACAGAGACCAGCATTATGTTCATGATTCCTATCCCACCGACTAAGAGGGCCAGAGATGCTATCCCTATCATAGCGAGAAAGATTCCCGTAGTTAGCTGCCTGTACACCTGTACTATCATCTGCTGGGTATTCAGTGCAAAATCATCTTCCTTGTCGAACTTAAGGGCTCTCCTCTTTCTCAGCAGGTCTCCTATCTCATCCATGGCCCTGGGGAGCGTAGAGTTTTGTTTGACCTGCGCCAGAATGTTGAGCGACTGATATGCAGCGGCACGCCCCCTTTTCACAGGAAAGACTTTCTGTAGGGTGCTGAGTGGAATTATCAGAACCCTATCCATATTCTGTCCGAAGAAGCTTCCTCTCTCTTTAAGAACACCGACAACCTGAAACTTCCTACCCTTTACATATATATCCTTCCCAACAGGGTTCTCTCCCTTTTTGAACAGGTTTTCTACTATAAAAACCCCGATCAGGCAGACCTGCCTGCGAAAACTCAGGTCGTTTACCATTAGATCTCTCCCCTTTTCCACCTCATATCCGGCAAGGGAAGTGTATTGATAGCCAGCCCCCTCTATCGAACCAATCTGAGCCGTCTCACCTCTATATGTTAACCTGAGCCTTCCAGGCCAAACGC from candidate division TA06 bacterium encodes the following:
- a CDS encoding KamA family radical SAM protein, with the protein product MAWKDELKHNIQTIEQLKEYIRFTPKEERQLRKVVGRHPMSISRYYLSLIDVDDPDDPIRRMIVPSVEELDLSGSYDPSGELENTKVPGVQHKYLSTALILTTNRCASYCRYCFRKRLVGLPTKEVVQKFEIAAKYIREHKEINNVLISGGDPFILPTSVIKKFIDELSTIQHLDFVRFGTKSVVTFPLRILEDEELLNLLRVYSRNNKKIYVVTQFNHERELTEKSIRAIRRFQRAGITVSNQTVLLNGVNDNPETLTTLMRMLVMVGVNPYYIFQCRPVKRVKKMFQVPLYKGFRVVEQASNMLDGHSKRFRYVMSHRTGKIEIVGIMGDEMYFRYHQARDPKNMGRFFKRRLSTTAGWLDDLEHIHPEMSQAGLHSAK
- a CDS encoding YncE family protein; protein product: MLTHRQKMSVAMVLTVVSAFVLAPACKKSPTSPNGGGGGGVDFPNRVVATVTVGNYPYSVVVLPSGDFVYVTNMNSWNVTVIRTLVDTVVATVSVGFGPRGIAALPNGDYVYVANQGSDDIYVMRTSDNTVVDTVSVGSNPFHITALPNGDYVYVTHRLSGNVSVIRTSDNTVIADVPVANEALGIAALPNSNYVYVVSSTDLSVYVIRTSDNTVVDTIAVGNGPYGVAALPNGNYVYVTNQFDDNVSVIRASDNTVVDTIQVGEWPLGIAVLPDGNYIYVANQLDDNVSVIRASDNTEVATISVGDDPQGVAVLPNGNAVYVTNSIGNTVSVIGF
- a CDS encoding ABC transporter ATP-binding protein, with translation MLIETKGITKVYKMGKTEVHALGGVDLAIEEQEYVAIMGPSGSGKSTLMHILGCLDTPTSGTYLLDGKETQNLSEEDLAEIRNREVGFVFQTFNLLPRLRTSENVELPLIYSPIKPRERHKRALEILERVGLLERARHRPTELSGGERQRVAIARALVGNPRVIFADEPTGNLDTKTGNEIMALFASLHKEGRTLIVVTHDPEVSDYTDRILKIRDGKLEDGGS
- a CDS encoding efflux RND transporter periplasmic adaptor subunit: MKKKVIIGAGIVLFIAIVVILNLKRGEEKKSVEAEVVKAASIVSRVRVEGTLKAENQVGIGSDVLGRLTKILVKEGDRVEKGTLLCTIDPRTYDARLAQARAQLRASQSRLAKAELDVGRYSQLLEEKLVSEEEYEGIRTQYDIYKAQVETEEFAVREARENLNKTTLRSPIAGEIVSLNKEEGEMVVMGTIGTPGSVIMIIAERSKMFVRAMVDETEIVRVEVGQEAEVEVDAFPDTTFSGHVARIGGMPVMDASASDQAVSFPVEVALEPGVTKLYPGMSATCNIIVAKKDSVLLVPYSSLGRREVEDEEKDILFTVESGVAKLKPVTIGVTGDKEAEIEEGLSLGDTVLVGPYKTLRELKDGDRVKVELKKDKDKDKEKDKDDADRDEGDNESL
- a CDS encoding TolC family protein, which encodes MIPILVLTLAFAVGDTLKLDIKGAVDLALQGNLDYRVQALSNTSSKLDFAGRVTSYLPEPTLRATYSEYETQYGGLIPWKGYLVDLSVTQTIFSFQKLASLWGGKMDLDRGHALLQEAKNYLSYEVENLYLNVLKESNTLEMQMSALKRAEENFRLIGVKGRLGQASKLDVLNAQVTLNQSKLALANAKKNARITERLFLNVLGIHSYPELVLEPPVEQATLSDLPPLQTLLSEAFEQRPSLMALQKRVASAGSDFLGQLFAFVPTVSYEWSWEYTGEEFPSPDKFGDKALKGSGVSAGISFNPISYPLSVQKTKTALDMARAEHEKEKLIVAKQVEEVYLTHTTARDNLELARLTLDAAKEGGELARAQYRLGLLKPLELFDAETRLLNAEADYLSAVYDVYLSRSALRFAVGGGF
- a CDS encoding YIP1 family protein encodes the protein MSSLVKIFHSPKEVFQRVDEKPNWVLPFLTVILVTFIITAVLLPTVIQPAAAKGVQSKYSDEALERAMKWVSGPRFYTMSLVSVLISTPIQMLAQAGILSLFVLLLHGEVKFPKVLAVTSYSALISVLGGIVKGGIMLAMKTVEVYTNLSLFLPFVEKDTFLYRLLSKVDFFTIWSLVVFGLGLSIVGRIEKNKSYILIFSLWIALILVGSFLGGLGARFSGGR
- a CDS encoding FtsX-like permease family protein — protein: MNILEYMKTALLTLRQQKVRSFLTTLGIVVGVMTVVTMISIVEGMNRMVYKVLGTIGSNVIYVQKEKWNVMGEGTLDWEEVGKRRDLTIEDAEAISKLGSISKAVPFQSVWPGRLRLTYRGETAQIGSIEGAGYQYTSLAGYEVEKGRDLMVNDLSFRRQVCLIGVFIVENLFKKGENPVGKDIYVKGRKFQVVGVLKERGSFFGQNMDRVLIIPLSTLQKVFPVKRGRAAAYQSLNILAQVKQNSTLPRAMDEIGDLLRKRRALKFDKEDDFALNTQQMIVQVYRQLTTGIFLAMIGIASLALLVGGIGIMNIMLVSVLERVREIGIRIAVGARRKDILKQFLIEALVLTSVGGFIGVFLGFGLAKVISLVTPLPSSMPLWSVGLAVGFSLLTGLFFGIYPASRASRLDPIEALRYE